Proteins encoded by one window of Channa argus isolate prfri chromosome 1, Channa argus male v1.0, whole genome shotgun sequence:
- the spag1a gene encoding sperm-associated antigen 1A isoform X2, translated as MLLRLDRVNNEEGARVCTHCRGSAVMGNAQEKPPRSGGGGVRSDSSTARSGMRSQGGVSAEKTQTPRAPEKRYANGTPRDNNRADGQQEQESPAVDTSYLDAPAGALPPHLARIKNEGNDLFKHGQFADALEKYTQAIEECAKEGIDSPEDLCILYSNRAACYLKDGNSSDCIQDCTKALELQPYALKPLLRRAMAYESLERYRKAYVDYKTVLQLDTGIQAAHDSVNRITKMLIDLDGPEWREKLPEIPAVPLSVQQQHREKPVSIELAQVRATRAAQEEARRKEARFTSLKREGNDLVKKGNFQEALEKYSECLTLKPDECALYTNRAICSLKLGHFKEAKQDCDSALQVEPDNKKAFYRRALAYKGLEDYLSASSDLQEVLQLDPNVLEAEQELEVVTGLLRQSLMDNSAQTQRV; from the exons ATGCTGCTGCGTCTTGACAGGGTGAACAACGAGGAAGGAGCAAGAGTTTGTACACACTGCAGAGGGAGCGCAGTTATGGGGAACGCACAGGAGAAACCTCCGCgcagtggaggaggtggggtCCGATCGGATTCATCCACAGCAAGGAGCGGGATGAGAAGCCAGGGAGGAGTCAGCGCGGAAAAAACCCAGACTCCGAGAGCTCCAGAGAAGCGGTATGCCAATGGCACTCCGAGGGACAACAACCGCGCTGATGGACAGCAGGAGCAGGAAAGCCCTGCAGTGGACACAAGTTACCTTGACGCCCCTGCTGGGGCCCTTCCTCCTCACCTGGCCCGGATCAAGAATGAGGGAAACGATCTCTTCAAACATGGCCAGTTTGCAGACGCCTTGGAGAAGTACACCCAGGCCATCGAGGAGTGTGCTAAAGAAG gcattgATAGTCCAGAAGACCTGTGTATTCTCTACTCCAACAGAGCCGCCTGTTACCTGAAGGATGGAAACAGCTCAGACTGCATACAGGACTGCACCAA GGCTTTGGAGCTGCAGCCTTATGCCCTGAAGCCCCTGTTGCGCAGAGCTATGGCCTATGAGTCACTGGAACGCTACAGAAAGGCCTATGTGGATTACAAGACGGTGCTGCAGCTAGACACTGGGATTCAGGCCGCCCATGACAGTGTCAACAG AATCACCAAGATGTTGATCGACTTGGACGGGCCAGAATGGAGAGAGAAGCTTCCAGAGATCCCTGCCGTTCCTCTGTCTGTCCAGcagcaacacagagagaagccGGTCAGCATTGAGCTTGCCCAGGTCCGAGCCACCAGGGCAGCACAAGAGGAGG CCAGGAGAAAAGAGGCCCGCTTTACATCACTGAAGCGAGAAGGCAACGACCTAGTGAAGAAAGGAAACTTCCAAGAGGCTCTGGAGAAATACAGTGAATGTCTCACCTTAAAACCAGATGAATGCGCTCTGTACACAAACAG AGCCATTTGCAGCTTGAAACTGGGTCACTTTAAAGAGGCCAAACAGGACTGTGACTCTGCTCTGCAGGTGGAGCCAGACAACAAGAAAGCCTTCTACAGACGAGCTCTGGCTTATAAAGGTTTAGAG GACTACCTGTCTGCCAGCAGTGACCTGCAGGAAGTCCTCCAGCTGGATCCAAATGTTCTGGAGGCTGAGCAGGAGCTTGAGGTGGTGACAGGCTTGCTGAGACAAAGCTTGATGGACaacagtgcacaaacacaaagg GTTTGA
- the polr2k gene encoding DNA-directed RNA polymerases I, II, and III subunit RPABC4 codes for MDAQKDLQPPKQQPMIYICGECHTENEIKARDPIRCRECGYRIMYKKRTKRLVVFDAR; via the exons ATGGATGCACAGAAAGACCTGCAACCGCCAAAGCAACAGCCTATGATCTACATTTGTGGAG AATGTCACACTGAAAACGAAATTAAAGCTCGTGATCCAATCAGATGCAGAGAGTGTGGCTACAGGATCATGTACAAGAAGAGAACAAAGAGAT tggttgtttttgATGCTCgatga
- the spag1a gene encoding sperm-associated antigen 1A isoform X1 codes for MLLRLDRVNNEEGARVCTHCRGSAVMGNAQEKPPRSGGGGVRSDSSTARSGMRSQGGVSAEKTQTPRAPEKRYANGTPRDNNRADGQQEQESPAVDTSYLDAPAGALPPHLARIKNEGNDLFKHGQFADALEKYTQAIEECAKEGIDSPEDLCILYSNRAACYLKDGNSSDCIQDCTKALELQPYALKPLLRRAMAYESLERYRKAYVDYKTVLQLDTGIQAAHDSVNRITKMLIDLDGPEWREKLPEIPAVPLSVQQQHREKPVSIELAQVRATRAAQEEARRKEARFTSLKREGNDLVKKGNFQEALEKYSECLTLKPDECALYTNRAICSLKLGHFKEAKQDCDSALQVEPDNKKAFYRRALAYKGLEVPDYLSASSDLQEVLQLDPNVLEAEQELEVVTGLLRQSLMDNSAQTQRV; via the exons ATGCTGCTGCGTCTTGACAGGGTGAACAACGAGGAAGGAGCAAGAGTTTGTACACACTGCAGAGGGAGCGCAGTTATGGGGAACGCACAGGAGAAACCTCCGCgcagtggaggaggtggggtCCGATCGGATTCATCCACAGCAAGGAGCGGGATGAGAAGCCAGGGAGGAGTCAGCGCGGAAAAAACCCAGACTCCGAGAGCTCCAGAGAAGCGGTATGCCAATGGCACTCCGAGGGACAACAACCGCGCTGATGGACAGCAGGAGCAGGAAAGCCCTGCAGTGGACACAAGTTACCTTGACGCCCCTGCTGGGGCCCTTCCTCCTCACCTGGCCCGGATCAAGAATGAGGGAAACGATCTCTTCAAACATGGCCAGTTTGCAGACGCCTTGGAGAAGTACACCCAGGCCATCGAGGAGTGTGCTAAAGAAG gcattgATAGTCCAGAAGACCTGTGTATTCTCTACTCCAACAGAGCCGCCTGTTACCTGAAGGATGGAAACAGCTCAGACTGCATACAGGACTGCACCAA GGCTTTGGAGCTGCAGCCTTATGCCCTGAAGCCCCTGTTGCGCAGAGCTATGGCCTATGAGTCACTGGAACGCTACAGAAAGGCCTATGTGGATTACAAGACGGTGCTGCAGCTAGACACTGGGATTCAGGCCGCCCATGACAGTGTCAACAG AATCACCAAGATGTTGATCGACTTGGACGGGCCAGAATGGAGAGAGAAGCTTCCAGAGATCCCTGCCGTTCCTCTGTCTGTCCAGcagcaacacagagagaagccGGTCAGCATTGAGCTTGCCCAGGTCCGAGCCACCAGGGCAGCACAAGAGGAGG CCAGGAGAAAAGAGGCCCGCTTTACATCACTGAAGCGAGAAGGCAACGACCTAGTGAAGAAAGGAAACTTCCAAGAGGCTCTGGAGAAATACAGTGAATGTCTCACCTTAAAACCAGATGAATGCGCTCTGTACACAAACAG AGCCATTTGCAGCTTGAAACTGGGTCACTTTAAAGAGGCCAAACAGGACTGTGACTCTGCTCTGCAGGTGGAGCCAGACAACAAGAAAGCCTTCTACAGACGAGCTCTGGCTTATAAAGGTTTAGAGGTGCCT GACTACCTGTCTGCCAGCAGTGACCTGCAGGAAGTCCTCCAGCTGGATCCAAATGTTCTGGAGGCTGAGCAGGAGCTTGAGGTGGTGACAGGCTTGCTGAGACAAAGCTTGATGGACaacagtgcacaaacacaaagg GTTTGA
- the LOC137125027 gene encoding E3 ubiquitin-protein ligase RNF19A-like, translating to MMSSLRQQHHGGTGSERDLQSAASSVSLPSVRKTSNKRRLSLHAFFGRRRPPDSDIKRKSRPLQVGAAVDSIVSTENVQSETLNDKTSAHSAQGVASTSSVSESASELLECPLCLLHHTREHFPHIMTCHHRSCADCLRQYLRIEISESRVNISCPECSERFNPHDIQLILGDRALMEKYEEFMLRRWLVAEPDCRWCPAPDCGYAVIAFGCASCPKITCGREGCGTEFCYHCKQLWHPNQTCDTARQQRALNLRLRSFRASTHRYSQESGAAGNDIKPCPRCAAYIIKMNDGSCNHMTCAVCGCEFCWLCMKEISDLHYLSPSGCTFWGKKPWSRKKKILWQLGTLVGAPVGIALIAGIAIPAMIIGIPVYVGRKIHNRYEGKDMSKHKRNLVIAGGVTLSVIVSPVVAAVTVGIGVPIMLAYVYGVVPISLCRSGGCGVSAGNGRGVRIEFDDENDNIGSGTAATDTTSVAETRLNNPSLGDGVSVGGLTGLSLSVSGSHMERCGMSSTQRDNMSDNASTTALAGTSITGSMSSSYYNRMEVQADVQKERCSLSGESATVSLGTISDNASTKAMAGSILNAYMPLERDNSLEVQADVESKQGNVRHGSASSSLDEAGCSSSTAGLKGSRGDTCSCSCPSACCCAQHDSQCCPSSTTTCTTIGKKREGKIWKKPNGSRGETKINETHEDMDAQLLEQRSTNSSEFDSPSLSGSLPSVADSHCSHFSSELSCSDPESSRPSHPSCSAPTEPHPHHPSTAFSEVTITPMPEVENVHLENFPSQNSHAAFTHRLLSSSPPASPKEGSSGTFLYISEENDRDKDPEKDENTNDSCVQPVSPTRKCCIQTNI from the exons ATGATGAGCAGCCTGCGCCAGCAGCATCATGGCGGCACAGGCTCAGAGCGAGACCTTCAATCTGCTGCCTCCTCTGTTAGCCTCCCTTCAGTTAGAAAGACCTCCAACAAGCGTCGTCTGTCACTCCATGCCTTCTTTGGTCGACGACGCCCTCCTGACTCCGACATCAAACGCAAGTCAAGGCCTCTGCAAGTTGGAGCTGCCGTGGACAGCATTGTCAGCACTGAAAATGTGCAGTCAGAGActttaaatgataaaacttCTGCCCACTCTGCACAGGGTGTAGCATCGACTTCATCAGTATCTGAATCTGCATCAGAGCTGTTGGAGTGCCCTCTGTGCTTACTTCACCATACACGTGAACACTTTCCACATATCATGACCTGTCACCATCGGTCCTGTGCAGACTGCCTGCGACAGTATCTGCGCATCGAGATCTCAGAGTCTCGTGTTAACATCAGCTGCCCCGAGTGCTCCGAGCGCTTCAATCCCCATGACATCCAGCTGATCCTGGGAGACCGAGCCCTTATGGAGAAGTATGAGGAGTTTATGCTGAGGAGGTGGTTGGTGGCAGAACCTGACTGTCGCTGGTGCCCTGCCCCAGACTGTGg tTACGCAGTCATTGCGTTTGGCTGTGCCAGCTGCCCAAAGATCACTTGTGGGCGTGAGGGCTGTGGGACAGAATTCTGCTACCACTGCAAACAGCTGTGGCATCCCAACCAGACATGTGACACGGCACGGCAACAAAGGGCTCTGAACCTCCGGCTAAGGAGTTTCAGGGCATCCACCCACAGATACAGCCAAGAAAGTGGAGCTGCAG GAAATGACATCAAGCCATGTCCACGTTGTGCTGCCTACATCATTAAGATGAATGATGGAAGCTGTAATCACATGACATGTGCTGTCTGCGGCTGTGAGTTTTGCTGGCTCTGCATGAAGGAGATCTCTGACCTGCACTATTTAAG TCCGTCCGGCTGTACCTTCTGGGGAAAGAAGCCATGgagcagaaagaagaagatattGTGGCAGCTCGGCACGTTGGTAGGAGCACCCGTGGGTATCGCCCTTATTGCTGGTATTGCCATCCCTGCAATGATCATTGGCATTCCAGTTTATGTGGGCAGAAAG ATCCACAATCGTTATGAGGGCAAGGACATGTCTAAACACAAGAGGAACTTGGTAATAGCTGGTGGTGTGACACTGTCTGTAATCGTGTCACCTGTGGTTGCAGCCGTCACTGTTG gcaTCGGCGTTCCCATCATGCTTGCTTATGTCTATGGAGTTGTCCCAATCTCACTGTGTCGGAGCGGTGGCTGTGGAGTGTCTGCTGGCAATGGCAGAGGGGTGCGAATTGAGTTTGATGACGAAAACGACAACATAGGTAGTGGGACTGCAGCCACAG ACACAACCTCAGTAGCAGAGACACGGCTCAACAATCCAAGCCTGGGCGATGGAGTGAGTGTGGGTGGGCTGACCGGTCTAAGTCTCAGTGTCAGTGGGAGCCACATGGAGCGCTGTGGTATGAGTTCCACCCAGCGGGACAACATGAGTGACAACGCCAGCACTACAGCTCTTGCTGGGACCAGCATAACTGGCAGCATGTCCAGCAGCTACTACAACAG GATGGAAGTGCAGGCTGATGTCCAGAAAGAGCGCTGCAGTCTAAGTGGGGAGTCAGCTACCGTCAGTCTCGGGACAATTAGTGACAACGCAAGCACCAAAGCTATGGCAGGATCCATCCTCAATGCCTACATGCCTCTCGAAAG agacAACAGTCTGGAAGTTCAGGCAGATGTGGAGTCCAAACAGGGGAATGTGAGACACGGCAGTGCCAGCAGTAGCCTGGATGAGGCCGGCTGTAGCAGCAGCACTGCCGGGCTCAAAGGTAGCAGGGGTGACACATGCTCATGTTCTTGCCCCTCCGCCTGCTGCTGTGCGCAGCATGACAGCCAATGCTGCCCTTCGTCTACTACTACATGtactacaattggcaaaaagagagaaggaaagatcTGGAAAAAACCTAATGGCAGCAGAGGAGAAACTAAAATTAATGAAACACATGAAGATATGGATGCTCAGCTATTGGAACAGCGCAGCACTAACTCCTCTGAGTTTGATTCTCCATCCCTGAGCGGCAGTCTGCCTTCAGTCGCCGACTCGCACTGTAGCCACTTCTCATCAGAGCTCAGCTGCTCAGACCCCGAATCCTCAAGACCCTCTCACCCCTCCTGCTCTGCCCCAACTGAACCCCACCCTCATCATCCATCCACCGCCTTCAGTGAAGTCACCATCACACCCATGCCTGAGGTGGAGAACGTCCATCTGGAGAATTTTCCATCTCAAAATAGCCATGCAGCCTTCACCCACCGCCTATTGTCTTCATCCCCACCTGCTTCTCCAAAAGAGGGAAGTAGTGGGACCTTTCTGTATATCAGTGAGGAGAATGATAGAGACAAAGACCCTGAGAAAGATGAGAACACCAACGACAGTTGCGTACAACCTGTGAGCCCAACAAGGAAGTGCTGTATACAAACAAATATCTGA